In Ictalurus punctatus breed USDA103 chromosome 3, Coco_2.0, whole genome shotgun sequence, the following are encoded in one genomic region:
- the LOC128632781 gene encoding uncharacterized protein LOC128632781, which yields MEYNLKVSLNQTGNATVPTSPEPPSTINGSAVVQTRLVFNSSSPVLNETAVLSALQALLNSTLSNLTEPVKVLNYTIEEISNTSYAVNITFSISNISMPSNPDLRNNTYTQVENIINNTVNTLLNNFGSDPLKSTTSNFTSSENEVTGYMEYNLKVSLNQTGNATVQTSPEPPFTINGSAVVQTRLVFNSSSPVLNETAVLSALQALLNSTLSNLTEPVKVLNYTIEEISNGSYAVNITFSISNISMPSNPDLRNNTYTQVENIINNTVNTLLNNFGSDPLKLTTSNFTSSEKEVTGYMEYNLKVSLNQTGNATVQTSPEPPSTINGSAVVQTRLVFSSSSPVLHETAILSALEALLNSTLSNLSEPVKVLNYTIEEISNGSYAVNITFSISNISMPSNPDLRNNTYTQVENIINNTVNTFLNNFGSDPLKPTTSNFTSSENEVTGYMEYNLKVSLNQTGNATVPTSPEPPSTINGSAVVQTRLVFNSSSPVLNETAVLSALQALLNSTLSNLTEPVKVLNYTVEEISNTSYAVNITFSISNISMSENPDLRNDTYTQVENIINNALNTLLNEPGAEPFESQSSFFT from the exons ATGGAATACAATCTCAAAGTCTCCCTCAATCAGACTGGGAATG CTACAGTGCCGACTTCTCCAGAACCTCCATCCACAAT CAACGGATCAGCTGTGGTTCAAACCAGGCTGGTGTTCAACTCGTCCTCTCCTGTTCTCAATGAGACTGCCGTCCTCAGTGCTCTCCAAGCTCTGCTGAACTCTACACTCTCAAACCTCACCGAGCCTGTAAAAGTGTTGAATTACACCATTGAGG aaatttcAAACACCTCCTACGCAGTTAACATTacattcagcatcagtaacaTCAGCATGCCGAGTAACCCTGACCTCAGGAACAATACCTACACccaagtggagaacatcatcaataacact GTAAACACACTTCTAAACAATTTTGGTTCAGATCCATTAAAATCCACTACCTCCAACTTCAC GAGTTCAGAGAATGAAGTTACTGGATACATGGAATACAATCTCAAAGTCTCCCTCAATCAGACTGGGAATG CTACAGTGCAGACTTCTCCAGAACCTCCATTCACAAT CAACGGATCAGCTGTGGTTCAAACCAGGCTGGTGTTCAACTCGTCCTCTCCTGTTCTCAATGAGACTGCCGTCCTCAGTGCTCTCCAAGCTCTGCTGAACTCTACACTCTCAAACCTCACCGAGCCTGTAAAAGTGTTGAATTACACCATTGAGG aaatttcAAACGGCTCCTACGCAGTTAACATTacattcagcatcagtaacaTCAGCATGCCGAGTAACCCTGACCTCAGGAACAATACCTACACccaagtggagaacatcatcaataacact GTAAACACACTTCTAAACAATTTTGGTTCAGATCCATTAAAACTCACTACCTCCAACTTCAC GAGTTCAGAGAAAGAAGTTACTGGTTACATGGAATACAATCTCAAAGTCTCCCTCAATCAGACTGGGAATG CTACAGTGCAGACTTCTCCAGAACCTCCATCCACAAT CAACGGATCAGCTGTGGTTCAAACCAGGCTGGTGTTCAGCTCGTCCTCTCCTGTTCTCCATGAGACTGCCATCCTCAGTGCTCTCGAAGCTCTGCTGAACTCTACACTCTCAAACCTCAGCGAGCCTGTAAAAGTGTTGAATTACACCATTGAGG aaatttcAAACGGCTCCTACGCAGTTAACATTacattcagcatcagtaacaTCAGCATGCCGAGTAACCCTGACCTCAGGAACAATACCTACACccaagtggagaacatcatcaataacact GTTAACACATTTCTAAACAATTTTGGTTCAGATCCATTAAAACCCACTACCTCCAACTTCAC GAGTTCAGAGAATGAAGTTACTGGATACATGGAATACAATCTCAAAGTCTCCCTCAATCAGACTGGGAATG CCACAGTGCCGACTTCTCCAGAACCTCCATCCACAAT CAACGGATCAGCTGTGGTTCAAACCAGGCTGGTGTTCAACTCGTCCTCTCCTGTTCTCAATGAGACTGCCGTCCTCAGTGCTCTCCAAGCTCTGCTGAACTCTACACTCTCAAACCTCACCGAGCCTGTAAAAGTGTTGAATTACACCGTTGAGG aaattTCAAACACCTCCTACGCAGTTAACATTacattcagcatcagtaacatcagcatgtctgagaaccctgacctcaggaatgacacctacacccaagtggagaacatcatcaataacgcT CTAAACACACTTCTAAATGAACCTGGTGCAGAACCATTTGAATCCCAGAGCTCTTTCTTCACGTAA
- the LOC128632782 gene encoding uncharacterized protein LOC128632782 yields the protein MDYYFQDGTTKTPAAFQNELTPVSGSAVVQTRMVFNTSFPVPSERLVLSAIQTLLSARLTNLSDFVKVLNFTSEKISDTSYAVNFTLSISNISMSKNPDFRNDTYTQVENINNNVLNTLLNEPGAEPFESQSSFFTSSGNQLNGGMDYYFQDGTTKTPAAFQNELTPVSGSAVVQTRMIFNSSSPVPSESLVLSAIQTLLSARLTNLSDSVKVLNFTSEKISDTSYAVNFTLSISNISMSKNPDFRNDTYTQVENINNNVLNTLLNEPGAEPFESQSSFFT from the exons ATGGATTACTACTTCCAAGATGGAACCACCAAAACACCAGCAGCCTTCCAGAATGAGCTAACACCTGT GTCTGGTTCAGCTGTGGTTCAGACCAGGATGGTCTTCAATACCTCCTTTCCTGTTCCCAGTGAGAGATTGGTCCTCAGTGCGATCCAGACTCTTCTCAGTGCTCGACTCACAAACCTCTCTGACTTTGTAAAAGTGCTGAACTTCACCTCTGAGA AAATTTCAGACACCTCCTATGCAGTCAACTTCACATTGAGCATCAGTAACATCAGCATGTCTAAGAACCCTGACTTCAGGAACGACACCTACACCCAAGTGGAGAACATCAACAATAACGTT CTAAACACACTTCTAAATGAACCTGGTGCAGAACCATTTGAATCCCAGAGCTCTTTCTTCAC GAGTTCAGGAAACCAGCTTAATGGTGGTATGGATTACTACTTCCAAGATGGAACCACCAAAACACCAGCAGCCTTCCAGAATGAGCTAACACCTGT ATCTGGTTCAGCTGTGGTTCAGACCAGGATGATCTTCAATTCCTCCTCTCCTGTTCCCAGTGAGAGTTTGGTCCTCAGTGCGATCCAGACTCTTCTCAGTGCTCGACTGACAaacctctctgactctgtaaaAGTGCTGAACTTCACCTCTGAGA AAATTTCAGACACCTCCTATGCAGTCAACTTCACATTGAGCATCAGTAACATCAGCATGTCTAAGAACCCTGACTTCAGGAACGACACCTACACCCAAGTGGAGAACATCAACAATAACGTT CTAAACACACTTCTAAATGAACCTGGTGCAGAACCATTTGAATCCCAGAGCTCTTTCTTCACGTAA
- the LOC128632760 gene encoding uncharacterized protein LOC128632760: protein MDYYFQDGTTKTPAAFLNELKPVLGNVLIRIRLVFKNLTRVPSEADVLNAANALLDSKIRRRRSLVIQTLSDPVSIQNVIYEKIGNNSYIISFAFQITNVTISKDLQLRNGTYDLIQNTINSLLNTILNVKDAPAFVFPQANYTFNGTAIEANFEYIFVEGETKWTPSGFLSANLNISELSTFTTPAAQTESTVHVVLRPTTLVVVQTRMLFNSSCPVPSESLVLRAIQTLLSAQLTNLTDSVNRLNFTYEKISETSYAVFFTLSISNISMSKNAELRNDTYTQVENIINNALNTLLNDAGAAPFEPQSSFFTSSGNQVNGDMEYYFQDGDTKTPAAFLDELTPVLGNVLIRIRLVFKNLTRVPSEADVLNAANALLDSKIRRAQCLITANQQLHFQECTAN, encoded by the exons ATGGATTACTACTTCCAAGATGGAACCACCAAAacaccagcagccttcctgAATGAGCTTAAACCTGT ATTGGGGAATGTCCTGATACGTATTCGTCTAGTTTTTAAGAACTTGACCAGAGTACCTAGTGAGGCTGATGTTCTCAATGCTGCTAATGCTCTGCTGGACTCAAAGATTCGAAGAAGACGATCACTTGTAATACAAACACTGAGTGATCCTGTGAGCATACAGAATGTCATCTATGAAA AAATTGGCAACAACTCCTACATTATAAGCTTTGCATTTCAAATCACCAATGTGACCATCTCCAAGGACCTTCAGCTGAGGAACGGAACATATGATTTAATTCAAAACACCATCAACAGCCTG CTGAACACTATTCTGAATGTGAAAGATGCTCCTGCATTTGTCTTTCCACAAGCAAACTACAC GTTTAATGGTACAGCAATTGAGGCTAATTTCGAATACATCTTTGTGGAAGGTGAAACCAAGTGGACACCAAGTGGATTTCTTTCTGCAAATCTCAACATTAGTGAGTTGTCGACCTTCACCACTCCTGCTGCTCAAACCGAATCCACTGTCCATGTAGTCCTGAGGCCCACCACTCTTGTTGTGGTTCAGACCAGGATGCTCTTCAATTCCTCCTGTCCTGTTCCCAGTGAGAGTTTGGTCCTCAGAGCAATCCAGACTCTTCTCAGTGCTCAACTCACAAACCTCACTGACTCTGTAAACAGGCTGAACTTCACCTATGAGA AAATTTCAGAGACCTCCTATGCAGTCTTCTTCACATTGAGCATCAGTAACATCAGCATGTCTAAGAACGCTGAACTCAGGAACGACACCTACACccaagtggagaacatcatcaataacgcT CTAAACACACTTCTAAATGACGCTGGTGCAGCACCATTTGAACCCCAGAGCTCTTTCTTCAC GAGTTCAGGAAACCAGGTTAATGGTGATATGGAGTACTACTTCCAAGATGGAGACACCAAAacaccagcagccttcctggatGAGCTAACACCTGT ATTGGGGAATGTCCTGATACGTATTCGTCTAGTTTTTAAGAACTTGACTAGAGTACCTAGTGAGGCTGATGTTCTCAATGCTGCTAATGCTCTGCTGGACTCAAAGATCAGAAGAGCACAATGTcttatcacagcaaaccagcaactccatttccagGAATGCACCGCCAACTAG